AGGCGCCCAGCGGGCTGGATCAGCTCTTCGACAAGGCCACGCAGGACCGGCGCGAGCAGCGCTACCCGGACGTGGACGCGATGCTGGCGGACTTCTACAAGGCCTTCCCGGAGCGCGAGTACCTGGACCGCGGCGCGCTCATCCTGTCGTCGGATCCGCAGGAGTAGTTGTTGGCCAGGCAGGCGGGCCTCCAACGCGAGGCTCGCCCGTCGCCACATGGACGGGCTCGCCCGTCCTCGCGAAGACCTGTCAGACTGCGGCGCGCCCATGTCCACGCGCCCCTCTGACAGCGTCCTCCTCACCGTCACCGGCAGGGACGGCCCCGACACCACCGCCCGCCTCACCGGCCTGCTCGCGAAAGCGGGCGCGGAGCTGCTCGACGTGGAGCAGGTGGTGGTGCAGGGCCTGCTCACCCTGGCCCTCTGGGTGCGCCTGCCCGGCGGCGAGTCCCTCCAGGGGCTCCCCGAGCTGGCCCGCGAGCTGGGCGTCACGGTGGACGTGCGCGCGGTGCCTCCGGCCGTCACGGCTCCAGAGCCGGGGCCGGAGCCGCTGCGCTACGTCGTCACCGCGGTGGGCAAGGCGCTGGGCGTGCACGACGTACATGCGCTGACGCAACAGCTGGTGGCGGGCAACGCGCGCGTGGAGCGCATCACCCGGCTGAGCGAGACGCCGCTCGCGGCGGTGGAGCTGCACGTCACGCTGCCTCCGGACGCCGACACGGCGGCGCTCAAGCGCGCGCTCCTGGCGCTGTCCATGGCGAGCCCCACGTTCGACGTCGCCCTCCAGCGCGAGAGCCTCTACCGGCGCGGCAAGCGGATGGTGGTGATGGACATGGACTCCACGCTCATCCGCATCGAGGTCATCGACGAGCTGGCGCGCGCGTATGGCGTCCACGCGAAGGTGGCCGCCATCACCGAGCGCGCGATGCACGGGGAGATGGACTACGACGAGTCCCTGCGCCAGCGCGTGGCGCTGCTCGCCGGGCTGGACGCGCGCGTGCTGCACGAGCTGGCCGCGAACCTGCCGCTCACCGAGGGCGCGGAGACGCTCATCCGCGTGCTCCGGCGCCTGGGCTACCGCACCGCGGTCATCAGCGGCGGCTTCTCCGTGGCGGCCGAAGCGCTG
This DNA window, taken from Corallococcus coralloides DSM 2259, encodes the following:
- the serB gene encoding phosphoserine phosphatase SerB → MSTRPSDSVLLTVTGRDGPDTTARLTGLLAKAGAELLDVEQVVVQGLLTLALWVRLPGGESLQGLPELARELGVTVDVRAVPPAVTAPEPGPEPLRYVVTAVGKALGVHDVHALTQQLVAGNARVERITRLSETPLAAVELHVTLPPDADTAALKRALLALSMASPTFDVALQRESLYRRGKRMVVMDMDSTLIRIEVIDELARAYGVHAKVAAITERAMHGEMDYDESLRQRVALLAGLDARVLHELAANLPLTEGAETLIRVLRRLGYRTAVISGGFSVAAEALQKRLGIDFAYSNTLEVQDGKLTGRTVGTIVNARRKAELLETLAKQEGILLEQVIAVGDGANDLLMLEKAGLGIAFRAKPKLREAADTSISAGGLDTILTLLGLTARELREVG